Below is a window of Arthrobacter sp. SLBN-112 DNA.
CCGTGCTCGTAGAACCTGCTGTCCTCCACCGCGATGATGGCGTTCTTCATGTTCGGGGAAATCTGGTCCAGCGGAACCTTGGTGCGGTTCTCCGTGAACACGCTGGCGATCTCACTGCCGTCCGCAGCCAGAATCCTGGTGGTCTGGTTGGGCGGATCAACCTTCAGTTCCGCAGGGAGGGAATCGAAGAAGTTGATGGAACCGCTTGCCGCGCTGCCGGAGACGGCAGCGGCAGGGACCAGAAGGCCCGCCACCAGGACACCGCAAATCGCGCTCACACCGAGGAAAAGAAGGATCTTACCCAGTGTGGTGGCAGTGTCGAATAAGGGGTTGTTGCGAGTCGCCATGTTTTCCACTTTACCGTCAAGGGCTACGCTTTCTGTCATGACCAAATGGGAGTACGCGACGATTCCGCTCATTATTCACGCCACCAAACAGATCCTCGACCAGTGGGGGGAGGACGGCTGGGAGCTTGTCCAGGTGGTGCCCGGACCTGACGGGAACGGCCTTGTCGCCTACCTGAAGAGGGAGAAGCAGTAGCATGTGCATCCCCGCAGAAGCCCTGTCCGGCGCCGCAACGGCGCCCGCATCCGCCGTCGAACAGCGCCTGGCGGAACTTGGCATCACCCTTCCGGAG
It encodes the following:
- a CDS encoding DUF4177 domain-containing protein, which gives rise to MTKWEYATIPLIIHATKQILDQWGEDGWELVQVVPGPDGNGLVAYLKREKQ